The Pseudonocardia sp. HH130630-07 DNA window TGTCGGCGACGCCGGTCTCCGGGTCGGCGGTGACGGCGCTGAGCTGGAACGCCTCCGGGGACGAGATCTGGGCGGTCGCCGACGGGCGCGTGCGCCGGGTGCTGGTCCCCGCGGCCGGCGCGCCGGGCGAGGCGGCGGTGGACACCACCGTCCTCGACGGCGCGGGGCCGGTCGTGGATCTGGCGCACTCCAGGGAGGGCGGCCGGATCGCCGTCGTCGCGGACGGGCGGCTGCTGGTCGCGCCGGTCGTCCCGGGGCCGGCCGGGGCGGTGGCGCTCGGGCCGACCCGGGCGCTGCGCCCGAACGACCTGGACGGCGTGGTCGCCGTCGACTGGCGGTCCGAGGAGCAGCTCGTGGTCGCGTCGGACTCCGAACGGCCGGTCGTCCTGGTGACGATCGACGGGCTCGTGGTGGACCCGCTCTCGGGGACGAACCTCACCGCGCCACTGCACGCGGTGACGGCGGCCCCGGGACGCCCGATCTACGTGACCGACCGGACCGGCATGTGGACGTTCTCCGGCAGCGACCTGGACGCGTGGAAACAGGCGTCGGGCACCTCGACCTCCGCCCGGCCCTTCTACCCCGGCTGACGCCCCCGGCCACCGCGCCTGTGGACGGATCCGCCACCTTGTGGACGGATCACCCCGCGCGCGGGGTGATCGGCCGCGCGGTGTCGGTGCGGGGACGCATGCTCGCCGGGTGCCGTCCTCCGCTCCCGCTCCGCTGTCCGCCCTGCTGGACCTGCTCCTGCCGCACACCTGCGGCGGCTGCGGCACCGGCCGGGCCGGGGGCGGCGGCTGGTGTCCCGCGTGCGCGGAGGACACGGCGGGGCCGATCGCGGTCCGGGTGCCCGCGGCCGGCCGGGTGGCGGCGGTCGCCCGCTACCGCGGCCCGCTGCGCCGGGCCGTGCTCGCCTACAAGGAGCGCGGGCGCCGGGACCTGGCCCCGGCCCTGGCCGCGCTGCTGGTCCCCGCGGTGGGCGCGGTGCTGCCGGCCGGCGTCGCCCGGGCCGACCCGGACCGGGTGTGGCTGGTGCCCGCGCCGTCCCGGCCGGCCGCGGCCAGGGCCCGCGGGGGTGACCACGTCCTGCGGCTGTGCCGGGAGCTGGAGCCGCGGCTGGCGGCCGTGGGGCTCCCGGCCCGCACGCTGCCGGTGCTGGCGCTCGACCGGCGGGCCCGGGACTCCGTCGGTCTGGACGCCGCCGGGCGCCGGGCGAACCTGGGCGCGGCGATGCGGGCGGTACCGCTGCCGGGCGCCGCGTGGCCGGGCCCCGGTGACGCGGTCCTGGTCGTCGACGACGTCGTCACCACGGGCGCGACGCTGGGCGCCTGCGGTGCACTGCTCCGCGCCGCCCGGCTCCGGCCGGCCGGAGCGGTCGTGCTGGCCGACGCGACGGTGCGCCCGTGGACGTGACCGGCGTCATGTGTCGAAAGTCACATTGCCGTTCTGGTGACGAACAGTGTCCCCGGCTCGCCGGGGCGCTCCTCCGGTTCCGCCGGACCGGCCGCTGCGGTGTGCGTGTCACGTGCGGATCCGATCGTCACCCGGGTGGCCGGGCCCGGTCGCGGAGCGCGTACGGGGGGCGGCGGAACGTCCCACGAGTGGGTCGGCGAACGACCTGTCGAGCACGCGGATTTACCGCTAACGTCCGATGAACTCGCAGCCGCTACCACAGCAGGAGGAGCGACCGATAGCCCACCCCGGGGCCGTCGTCGAGTCCCGGAAAAAGCACGACCGAAGCGAGGGATGTCCGAGTGGAGATCGTCGTCACCGGCCGCAACGTCCAGGTGCCCGACCACTTCCGTGGCCTGGTCGAGGAGAAGCTCAGCCGTCTGGAGCGCCACGATCACAAGATCGTCGGCATGGAGGTGGAGCTGTTCCACGAGCCGAACCGCCGCCAGCAGAAGTCCTGTCAGCGGGTCGAGATCACCGGCCGCGGCGGCTGCGGAGCCGTCGCCAGGGCCGAGGCCTCCGCGGCCGACTTCTACGCCGCGCTCGACCTGGCCGCGAG harbors:
- a CDS encoding double zinc ribbon domain-containing protein — translated: MPSSAPAPLSALLDLLLPHTCGGCGTGRAGGGGWCPACAEDTAGPIAVRVPAAGRVAAVARYRGPLRRAVLAYKERGRRDLAPALAALLVPAVGAVLPAGVARADPDRVWLVPAPSRPAAARARGGDHVLRLCRELEPRLAAVGLPARTLPVLALDRRARDSVGLDAAGRRANLGAAMRAVPLPGAAWPGPGDAVLVVDDVVTTGATLGACGALLRAARLRPAGAVVLADATVRPWT